TATTGATGATTGGGAGTCACGTGCTACTAGGTGTGGATTATATTATTGGAGTTACAGTATCCATTGCCTTAATCAGCGTAATTATCATTGCTAGTTTGATTGGTACTTTTGTGCCTATTCTATTAAATAAGTATGGTGTCGATCCAGCTTTGGCTACGGGTCCTTTTATTACCACAAGTAATGATATTTTTGGTATTTTAATTTATTTTTCCATTGCCAAAGTCATTCTTGGCTTCTAAATTTCACAACATGGCAGCAAAAAAAGTATTACACCTAGATAGTAATCACCCCTTGATGATAGAACAACTCGCTCAAATGGGATATACCAATGTAGAGGATTATACATCGAGTAAAGAAACCATAGAAAACACGATACACGAATACGAAGGTATTATTATACGCAGTCGATTTAAAATTGATCAGTCTTTCTTAGAAAAAGCGACACAACTTAAATTTATTGGTCGTGTTGGTGCGGGTTTAGAAAACATTGACTGCGACTTCGCAGTATCGAAAGGAATTGCTTTAATTGCAGCGCCAGAAGGCAATCAAACAGCTGTCGGAGAACATGCCTTGGGTATGTTATTGACATTATTCAACAAATTAAACCTTGTTGATCAAGAAGTAAGAGCAGGTATTTGGATTCGCGAAGGCAATAGAGGCCATGAAATTGAAGGAAAAACAGTTGGAATTATTGGATATGGCCATATGGGAAATGCTTTTGCTAAACGTTTACAAGGCTTTAATTGCGAAGTTATTTTTCACGATATCCAGGATAACTTATCCAATCAATATGCCACGCAAGTTTCGTTAGCCACCTTACAACAAAAAGCAGACATCATCAGTTTGCATATTCCTCAAACTCCAGAAACAATGAACCTCATTAATCAATCTTTTATTGAGCAGATGGCTAAACCTTTTTGGTTAATTAATACCGCACGAGGTAAATCTGTACATACTGCTGATTTAGTTGCTGCATTAGAAAATGGAAAAGTACGAGGAGCTGCCTTAGATGTGCTAGAGTATGAAAAATCTTCCTTTGAGCATATGTTTGCTGACGAAACATTACCTCAACCGATGCAATACTTGATTCAATCAGAAAAAGTCTTATTATCTCCCCATATTGCAGGCTGGACCTTTGAGAGCAAAGAGAAATTAGCTCAAGTAATCATAGATAAAATTCGATTAAATTTTAGTTAGTCTAAAGTATAACATAAAAAAAGGCACCTCATGAGGTGCCTTTTTTTATGTTATTTTTTTTCCTTCTTGTCTTCATGAATCACTACTGTAGCATTTAATGATTCTCCCAAAGCGAATGCCTCTCCAACCATTTCACCATCTAAGGTAACTTTAATCTCCATTTTTGACTCCTTACTACCTCCTAAACCTTGTGCAGTAAAACTTATTTTTTGCTGTTCTGTTTTATGATATACTTTAGACCATGCTGTCTCCTTTAAGTCATCAATAACATCATTTTTCACATTTTTCCCATCATAAACTACACCCATTATTTTATTAATGGAAGCATCTTCTGTTACCGTAACTGTCACCAAGTATTCTTTTCCTTCTGGAACCACTACTGATGCACTATCATCTGAGCTGCAACTTGAAATTCCAGTACCAAGAACAACAGCCAACAGCATAAATTTTATTCTTCTGAACATATGGTTTATTTTTCATTAAATTTTTAATGAACTAAAAATTCATTTCTAAATATAAGTCTTTTCCTTTTACTTCTTTCTCTTTCAATACAATACCATCTTTACCAGTTACTGTAATAGTCATCTTAGAAGATGTACTTGCACCCACACCATTCGCTTCAATACTCACACGTTCAGCAACCGTAAGCGTATACGAT
The window above is part of the Myroides odoratus DSM 2801 genome. Proteins encoded here:
- a CDS encoding 2-hydroxyacid dehydrogenase; translation: MAAKKVLHLDSNHPLMIEQLAQMGYTNVEDYTSSKETIENTIHEYEGIIIRSRFKIDQSFLEKATQLKFIGRVGAGLENIDCDFAVSKGIALIAAPEGNQTAVGEHALGMLLTLFNKLNLVDQEVRAGIWIREGNRGHEIEGKTVGIIGYGHMGNAFAKRLQGFNCEVIFHDIQDNLSNQYATQVSLATLQQKADIISLHIPQTPETMNLINQSFIEQMAKPFWLINTARGKSVHTADLVAALENGKVRGAALDVLEYEKSSFEHMFADETLPQPMQYLIQSEKVLLSPHIAGWTFESKEKLAQVIIDKIRLNFS